In Labrus mixtus chromosome 9, fLabMix1.1, whole genome shotgun sequence, the DNA window TTCGATTCAAAGTTTAGCAGATCTTTCAAACCAACGCGAGAGTCATATTTTGTTGTACCTGAGTTCTGAGTATTCTAAGCTGAACGATTCCTtcgttctcctcctctctcatccgCTCTGTGGTCAGTTGCAGTCGACCAATCAGATTGATCTTTCCTCGCTTCTGGACCTTGGAGTTTTTTCTGAGAAAAGGATGGACACAGAAACACGGATGGATCAATATTCAAAATGCTTTCCGCTTCACAGTCCTTTCATGGCGTGGCTTCAGTTCACCTGTGGACCTGTTTGGGCGTTAGACTAAACAATTTCAGCGCACAGTTATAATAATATGTTGTGATGTAAAGGTACTATCAGACTCTGCTCATTATGACACATATTGTGTATACACCTGTTAAAATACATCACTGAATAAACTTTGGATCAATTGGACTCAAATACTCCCGTATAGGCGGtcttaaggcgaccccccacacggccgttttggacgcccctgggtttgtcagatatgagagcagttatcaggtcaacaggtgttgcagcgatggaagcgggcaagagaagtggttcagatagaagtgattgtacccgacctaaaaagcctctgcatgtttctaataagctccacgagcagaaacgtgctcaaactaggatcaatattggagatgcttttgaaaaatggagagaggttagaacacagaaaggtttacagacccatgcagagctggataaacactgaagcttcagagtccaccacatggtgacctgtgtgagcatggactctagagaggaggggggggggggagacagctctctatgatgttttgtatttggactgcagtacccattttgaacactaggtgtcagagttacatgttcCTCCTCTAGTTTTTAGTCTAGAAATCATTTAATCCTTCCCTTTGCTGCAGGTTTCAGAAAAATCaatgacacacagagagtaTCTAACATTTTtctataaacacataaatatataaaactatAACTTACATGAGTGAGAACTCCTGGTTGACATAGAAGAGCGTGCTGTCTGTGAAGTCTTTGGGGGAGCTAACTGAAGGGTCATAAGACAACACCTGTCTCTTCAGCTTGGGGAAGGCAACCAGAGACTGCACAAAGAggagagaagcagaagaagaaatctgAATTATTGCTCACTTTTCAATGTTTCCTAACAATGTATTCTACCAACCAAGTATCCAGTCACCTCACATTATAATACTCTCAATATTATCCCATAGTGAGTACTTTCATTGATGgttttcaaataaattattaGAAATATTTCCTCGGTCTGACCCAAAGTGTTCGGCGTAGCTCTGCGTCTGGCAGCTCCGTGGCTAGTTTCAGGTTCTCAAAGGTTATTCTCTCTCTGGGTCGCTGGTTCCAGGCGAACAACACGGCCAGCTGGAACGTCGTCACCTCCAGGTCGTACTGTCCAACCTCGTTTTTAAAGGTGAtctgagcagagaggaggaggaggaacagaggaTGGAACAAAGATGAGCGTCCTCTCACAGTCAAGATGCAACAATCTGCTTCTCCGTCATTTTGGTTTTGAACcctcacagctgctttaaataatatataagaGGAGGTTCATTACTGCTCACTCACTCCCACCTCCTTCTTTGATTCATTATGTTAAATTTCACTATCATGCTCTCAGAAGAGATGTTTGTCAGACGGTCAAACAGCTTTCAAAAGCCAcaaagatcataagagaacaaAGAAGGGAGAAAGAAGTCCAGTAAGTTTATTCTCCATCtgagaagtttgtttttcagccaggttaaaaaaataaacataaagaaaacaaagtcacaTAGACTCagatattaaaaacaacataaatccTTATATAGAGTATTATAGGGGATAGAGACATAGGGGATAGATGTgcatttatcaaaaaaaaatttCCACGAGTAACAAAAACTGCATTATGACCCATTAACttcttatttgtgttgtttgttgttgctctttcTGGCAGAAGATTGTTTATACTCACAATGCCATTGGACATGAGGTGATGCCAGTGGAGTTTGCGACCGCTGTGATTTCTCTTGTAGAAGTCTTCCACCTCAGGGATCAGATCCTCCAGCTCGGTGGGCAGAGAGACAAAAACTTTCTCACTGCTTCTTGACCAAGCACCGGCATTCAGGATCTTAATGTTCACACTGTCCGCTAGAGAgccgagggagagagagtattTTAGAAAACAccgaaaaaaaacactttccttTATAACTGAGATACAATTCAGATCTgattatgtgtttatgtgtttgtgtgtattaccTGGCAGGGCCAGCCTGTTGTGTTTGTGGACCTCCTTAAAGACCTGATTGAGGTCCTCTGAGACCTTGATGTCCTGAAACATCCTGGCCAGCTTGTTCACATAATCTGCAGGCATTCCTACTTCCTAAACATGAACAGACCCACAAAATACACCATGAAACAACaaaggaaggaagagaagacaacaaagaaaaggagattTATGTTCCACATTTCTGAATAACAAACTAAAGTTTTCATGGAAACCATCAAGCGACCAGGATTTAATTCTCGGACAGATGTTTGGTGTTGTTTGCAAATTttctaacatttaaaaagcattttaaaaaaatcagatctgAGCAGAAAATCTGAATGGTGCATTAAGGCTTGCAGTGTGAACGCATCATCAGTCAGGATACGATGTCAGGGCCTGCTGCCCCCTGCTCCTCGTTTTCCAGCACACACATTTGTGTCGCTTTTCCTTCTTCTAACTTTCTGTTCTGTTATATTTAAATCTCTTTCATGGACCTTAAAGTGTCAAAAACATGGAGACAATAAGTCATCTAGACATCAGTATTCAAGAACTGTTTGAGCCAACTTCTTGAGCCACGTGTCTTACCTTATAAAATGAtggttttgtttatatttttaaaaggagTGTACTATTTAATAAGTAGGATTTACTACCAACTGTGTACTGGAGCTATTGTATTGGTGTCATTGATCCGTAGCACAGCTCTTTCTtggtggatttattttttgagtgTCTGAGTTACTCACCCTCAGCCACTCCACCATGTTCTCTTCAATCTCGCTGTCTGCAGATATGTCCAGAATCAGACGTCTGGTCAGGTGAGCTTTGTGGTAACGCATGAACACATCTTTATTCTGGACGTACTTCAACACCAAGAGctgcaaaaagagaaagcagaacAAGATATAAGGGAGATATATAATATTTTAACTGGTATGATCACTGACCGCTAGAAAGCGACTCAGCACCGAGTTGAGCCGGGCAAACCGGACAGATACTCACCACTTCTTTGAGTTTCAGCTCGATTTCTTCAGAGGTGAGTTTCTTGCTTAGAGGAGTTTTTCTCAGCAGCATATCACAGTAGTTTGCTAGCAGCTCAGGACACTTTGACTCAGGCTGGGTTTTCATACCCACACTGGTTGGATGGATACAAACGCAcattcacatttacagaaagTGCAAACAAAGACATTCTCAGTTTGGAACAATAATACTGCATCATATCACATCGACAGGAACAAATCACTCCACTCACCCTTTCTGTTTCAAAGGTAGCTCCAGTTTAAAGATTGTGGCGTCGTTGACAACAGTTTTATAGGCctgaggaaaacagaaaacacgCACTTTAAGATTATATTCATTAGCTAAGCAGTGATTTGTAAGTTGAGATGAACAGACCTTATCTCTTGCTGTGAGGAAGCGAGGGTCGTCCTGAAAGGCCTCCTTTACAAGCTTACTGAAGCGGTTAAACAAAGTTAACAACTGCTCCACGTACTTCTCGGAgtcctggacacacacacacaaagttaccCTTCATTATTTACTTCACGTCCTCACTCTTGACTTTTCAACCAAAACATCATGGCCTGTTATGTCGTCACTTATTGTTAATTTCCTGCTGTAACATCCACATgtccattctttttttaaagttgtatttttgggGTATTTCTTTTCCTTTACGGGACAGAACAGCTGataagagacaggacatgttgggaggagagagtgagggatgacatgcaagAAGGGCCAAAGTCAGAAtcgaacccacagctgctgccacaaggactatagcctccgtacatgaggcccgctacataaccgctaggctatccagcaccTGGTAACATGTCCATTATATGAGATATTCTGCAACCAActacaaatacaaatcaataCAAATCAAATTTATGGAAATATGTGCTTCCTTTGAAAGTGTGGAAATGACGGGTCGACTGTAAGACAATTTCATTATTGTACCATTTTGAGTATCAATAACAATGAAGACATAATCTGGTCCTAGTTTGTATTGACTGAACATATTCAGTTAAACGTCTGAATGGTGGCATTGATGCTGAACATTATGCAGACTCACAGATATTATCcctacacacagtgacacacctcTGTGGCACTATAAGCCATACTCCTGAATTTACAAGGTGAATAAAAAGCGTTTCTCTTAAATCATGACCACATCTATGAAGAGGAGGCTGAGGAGATATGTTGAAGAGCTGCGTTTGTGTACGTACAGTAGTGATAGtctcagcagcagccaccatgtcTGCTAGTCCAGCATTGAGAATATGTTCTTCCAGGTCTTTCAGCATCGGCTCGATCCCGCTGGGAACTTTGTccattaaagaaaacatgaggTGCAGCCCTGCTCCAGAGGAAAGAAAACCAATGTCACACATAAGAAGCATATTGGTTAAATCCAACACTCGAGGACTTTACAGGAGGATTATTCCTGCCCATGTGAAGAGGCTGTTGACATCTACAATTGACTAGGACTCAATTCTTAAGACATTAGAACTAGAACTACCACTGCTACTCAAAAATTGCTGTGCATGTTCAACACTGTGAGGCTGATATACATCAACAAAGCAAAACCAGCAATTTCCCCCCCCAGCAATACAAATGCTCATCAACTACAACCCTAGTTCCTATGTTGTACAGCTCTACTCGCCCCTCTTGGCAGGAAAACAATCAGCACCGGGTGAAGCTGTTTCTAATAGATAATTGTAAGACAGGCTGATGCAAAGTATAATTCATAGTATATTTAAATCGAATGATATTGATTAGACAACAGTGCAGCAGTACTCACTGTCTGTTTCATTTCGTTTGATCATCCCGGGACATTCAGCGAGGATCGTCTCTTTGAAAGAGGTTACCAGAGCATTTACACAACACTCCATAAGCTGCAAAACATCAACAGAAAGCAAAGACTCAGTACGAGGGGAACTTTGAAATAAGTACAtttcagagcacacacacaatacatttATGTGGCCGATATTATCAACCAATTTCATTTATTGCAGACGGGAAAATTCAGAAAGTTAAATTTAAGATGACTTGGGGAAATAATAATTTGCCAAAACATGACGTATAAAATAATCAACTGTAGCAAAACCACCTACTGCTTGAACAGAGTTACATTCACGACGTGTCTCTAAATATCTAAgtgctctcttctcctcttctctcagctttgtgtctgcctgcagggaaacacacattaacataaggttatacacacacacacacacgataatAGTTCTCCTCACATCTGTTCACAAATATGGGAATGCtgtaaaaataagtaaaaatctaaaactacaaaacagGCAATTAAGaaaatttgattaaatattttgctctacagaaacacaagacacaTCAGTCTTcatggtttcatgttttcaattaATCTACTCtgccttgattttttttttttttttttttaaatattatcaaGTTGAAGCTCTAGCCATCTGTTAATTAGGCAAAGGACCAGCCGTCCTCTCTTCACCAGAGTATTATTTAGTTGTAATCTTTcccacattttaaataaatccttCTGCTTCACACATCAGTATCATAGAGGCTTACATATTTCATGTAGTTCTGGACGCCGTTCTGCTGCAGGTAGGACGGTGCTTGTGTTCTGTAAAACCTCTCCGTGGAGTCGAGGTATGCTTTCTCAAAGTTATCTCTGTAGATCTGCAACTTGTCCTCTGGGTTGGAACACAGGTTCACTGACAGGACAGAAGAAGAACGGAGAACGTGGACGTTAactaaaagtgtatttttcataataagAGGTTAGCTCAGTGTTCactttgtttatgtttacagtAGAATATTTACAGGTGTGTAAAAACTTTTGCATGTACTAGTAACGTATAGTATGTtcttatattttcttctttatgatctttatgttttgtttctgttttgttttttatccagatcttgtgcaatatatgttgttgttttaggtttgcattgttgtgttctttttttttaactttgtgtttttgttgattgaTTTTACTGTACGTGTGCAGCGCTTTGACGCTTGACAAATTTCCCAAAGAGGCAATAAAGTGTAGCGTATCGTTATCAAACATCTTACTAGTAACATAtccttcagtgtgtttctttgcCCTGTCGTTGTTCATCTCTGTATCTCTTACCATAAGACTCTCGTACACCTATGACGAGCTGGGAATCGAAAGCCTCCCCCTGCCGCTCTGCATGCACCAGCTTCATGGCGCTGTCCTGAAGGCGACTCTTAATGTTGGAAAAGATCGACTCGTTCCACGTGTCAAGCATCAGCTGGAAAAGATAAGGAGGGGGCAAAACTGAACGCACATCAAAGGCACCACAACTAccttgaataaaaatgaaaaaaaacgtgCTGTCCATTTTCTCACATCCAAAACGAGCCAAGCCCAatttatattttagttttgttttaacTAAACGTCTTCCATCTGTTCACTGTACTCCCTCACCCACAACCTCCTTCAGTACAGTTTTACACACGTGATGTTTCTCTCCATCATTATCTGGCTCTTCTTCCTCGTATCTCTCATGTTATCTCATCAGCTCTCCtcactcactttctctttttttcttgtgattttttaagatttatttttgggctttttgtgcctttaatggaaagacaggacagtggatagagttggaaatgaaggagagagagagagagtgaagaatgacatgcaggaaaggagccacaggtgggatccGAACCTGAGCCACCCGCTTGGAgtaccatagcctccatacatgggtgGGCGCTCACTACCCAacggccaccagcgccccctttGTGATTTTTCTACTCGTTTTATTTCtactcatcttcctcctctcaccttGCGAACGATgctgtcctccatgtttgttttcttgttgctCCCCTGTTTGCCCATCAGCGTGATCTCCAGCTGACAGAAGGGTTTCGGCAGGATGTCGCACTGGGTGAAGAACTTCCTCCACTCTACAATGTAGGCCTTGAGCAGCGCTGTGTCGTCCTGGTGGCTCAGCACACGCTGCCATGACAACGGAGGAAAACACAAGTTAGATGTTGTGGAGGTTTactgacaaacacattcagGTAGTTGAAGACTTTAGGTTCTCTGGGGCACGACGAATGAGTTTGTAGATCATGAAAACATGTATATTTATCTTACGTAAAGAATTTAGCTTTATCTCAACTTATCCAACAGATGGCAGTACTGAACAATGGAAACACAGTGAGCTGCTGAAGCCTTTGTGTTTATCTGACTGCATCAGTCGTgtgtcatgttgtgtgtgttacagggaGGTTTTAGGTTCCAGTTGGtgagtttttttaattagttttgtTTATTAGGATCCCCAAATTCtgcagctattcttcctggggacCGCAACAACCATTACTGTTGGCTGTAaggtttgttggtttgtttttcaaataggGTCTATGTTACTTAGTCAGACATTACATCAATATGTGGAAGAACCATCAGAGGTTAAAGGGCGTATTTATAATAaccataaacaaacaaaaacacagacaaaaacaaccaaGAAACATGAAACTGGGACTGATCcaaacagactcaaacacacactactCACATTCTGTGCTTGTTTGATAAAATCTAAGATATCCTCTTTTAGGGCTTGATGGATTTTTGCTGGTCCTTTATCATCCCATAAACAAACAGCATGGACATCTCTGGAGggaggacaaagaaaaaaattaggaaagaatgaaaatgatatcacaagttatttttttttaataacgaATGAGAACATGTTTAAAACTGTTTATCTGAGGTTTGCAACACTTTACAGAACAACACATTTGACATTCATTACGGTAAGTTTGCAGCTATCTATGCAGACAATTGCCACTGAAAACTACAGGGCTATGAGAAGTCTGGGTACTTTccaacatcattttttaaaaagctcatgTTGCTAGGGAACAGTTCAACATCTTCtctgatatttctttttttgcaccAAATACGTAGATCGTGCAAAGTCCtggaagctttaaaaaatattactgTCACATGTTGTAAAGGTTTAAAGAGAGAGTGGCCACATGTCGGAATCAAACTGGGCCctcttggaggactgtagcctagactaggctaccggcaccccACTGTTCAGTTTTATAGAGAATAAAGTCCTAATATCAAATCATACACGGGAAGAAATGTAGTGTCAATCTcattgaaaacagaaacactgcCAACTGATGCCTGATCGTAGTTGAATAGGATTCATACTGCCTCACTTTTCTTAACTATGCACCTCAAAGTCGGAGCCACTCTTCTCATACTTGTTGACACGCTCCTTGAAATGTGACCACTTCTGTTTTTTCAGACCTCTTGGAGAAGTTAATAtaccaaaatgttttgttttttttgtcttaggttcttctttctctcttcccctcaAGACCAGAAACTGAAATCACAAACTTCTCTTATTGACCACTTTTACTCTGATATCGACTCTTTGTCATTTAAAGTTACTCACACAAGTCTGGTCCAGGAAACCCCAACatcccaaaacacacatttcttgaAGCCTTTTTAATCTGTACATCTGTACCTTCAACCTGTATACTCTTGATGTGGATAAGAACCCCCTCCAAAGACTAAGGAATATTTTGATCCTCCTCATTCAATCTAAACTCAAAAGAGCCCCACTCAATCACATCTTTGAGCTAAACAAAAAGATACCAAGATTGTAATTTGGCAGTCTTATCTGAACACActtctttaaataataatgataaattaCACCACTTTCATAAATGACTCACACTAAAGAAGATTTCTGTGAAGTAGATTTCTATTAGAAAAGACAAATTGTACATCAAGTTGTGGCATTTAAAGTATGGAAACAAGACACTTCTCCATCTAGGTTTATGAGTGGAGCAGATCCACCAGGCTTATCTCCACATTTATGACATTGTGTGGGGATAAAGTAAAGTAGAGCACCTGTTGGTAATAAATAAACCCATCAGCTGAAATGCTCTAAAATAGTATGCAAGCCGTGTTTTGTCATTCAACAGAGTAATGCAACTGTTTTAAGAatctgaagcagcaggagcacgAGTACCAGaccagtttttaaaatgagacagaggaagacagGACATGGAGCAGAGGGTATCTCTTACGAGAACAAGTCGAACCACTGTTGCTTGGTGACGGCCTCCTGTCTCAGCAGCTTGAGAACGATGGGCCGCATCAGATCCCACTTGTCCTCAAACTGCAGGGACCCTTTGTTCTGGACGAGAGATATGGGACACATGGAGGGAAAGAAGGAACAGGAAGGATATAAAAAAGCAATGGGAAGTGATGTTTAGGGTAAAGAAATAGAGAAATACatcaaaagaaatacaaagaataaagacaaactAAAGGCTTGGATATAATAGTTAGAATCTCATATAAGCTTTATAGCTTGTTCTACAtttctaattaaaaacaattactTAGGAAcgtttttttggtgttttaaaaTTGTGCTTTGCATGATTGTTTTTGCTGATTTATCTGGATCCAAGAAGCCCCGACCCAGATCCACGTTTCTGCTTCACTTTGataacttcaactttatttgtccctgaagGGCGATTGGTTTTGAGGCAAGTCAGTTAAATATTGCTGCATGGCTGCAATGAACAAATCTCTTCATAATTTACTGATCTTCTTACTATTTACTAAGTATTTGTTTACAacgttacaattcacttagcagacgcttttatccaaagcgacgtacatcagagattaTGTagaacactaatccattcatacaccgccaccgaagcagagggagcaatgcagtggttaagtgtcttgcccaaggacacaccggacatgttgcccagctggggatcgaaccctcgaccttctggttgagaggcgacgactctaccaactgagccacagccgcccatatttgtatattttaaacatgtttatttatttaaagtctaaAGTTTATTAAAAGAGGGGAAGTTGTTTTTGACAAATCTCAAAATCCTTATCATACAACCATAAACTTTAAACTCCAAACGAATGCTAGTCTTTAAATTATGTGATTAGGAATTTATACAATCAATCGTTTGGTTCAATGTAAGCAGGCTAAGAATAGCTTTAACCTAGTGTGAAGAGGGAATATGcttcttaaaggagcagcagAAAATAAcctcatattaaaatgtaacatcGCTGATTTTATCATGGTTGTGCAAGTTTTAAGaaaggtgtttgttttgaaagatagatagagagagagagagagagagagagagatagagagagagagagagatagtttatagatagatagagagagagagagagagagatagagatagagacagagagagagacagagagagatagagagagagagagagagagagagagagagcgatagagagagagagagagagatagtttatagatagatagagagagagagagagagatagagatagagatagagacagagagagagacagagagagagagagagagagagagatagatagagagagagagagagaggtagatagatagagagagagagagagagagagagagatagatagatagtttatagatagatagatagagcgATAGATActttatagatatatagatagatagatagatagagagagagagagatagatagagatagagagatagagatagatagatagatagatagatagagagagagagaggtagatagatagagagagagagagagagagagagagatagatagtttatagatagatagatagagcgATAGATActttatagatatatagatagatagagagatagatagagagatagagagagagagagagagagagagagagatagagagagagagatagatagatagtttatagatagatagatagatagatagtttgtagatgatagatagagagagagagagagagagagagagatagatagatagatagatagatagctagaGCGATAGATACTTTATAGATCAAGGGGGATGAATATTTTAGGAAACCCCTAATGTCATGATAATAATGTATAATGTCTCCTGTAATTACTAATTATACCAAGAAAATCTAAGTTAACCTGTACAGGGATATGAATATAAACCTGTACACAATTTAAATGAAGGATTCTTTTTTATCACAGATTAGAGGTGACCTCTGGTATACAGCAGCAGTGTACAGCAGTGTCTGTATGCAGGTCAGACAAATGTCAAGAGTCTGTGTGCATACTTTAAGGTGCAGTTGTGccaatatttgatttattatacAAACTATCTGTGCAGCTTTAAGTCTGTGTGGGGTTCACTGTTCGCTCCACCCTGACATAACAGAGGTGTTACATGGATTATGGTTGTGAAAACCACTTTAATCAGCAGctgctttaacaaaaaaacgAGTGAACTAGTACACAGTGGATTCATCTTTTGCAGGTCATTGTTGTTCTCTGCCCACCTTCACTGAGCTCCTGAACGTCTCTGACATTAACCTGCAGGTGTTCGGACAGCCTGTCAATGCTACCTGTCGTTGTAGCCTGTGGAGCTACCTGACCAGTGACTGAATcatatattttaaaggttttatatgagACCTGTACACTTTACTTTGCAGACAGCACAGACAATAAGCTTTTCTttgcatgcaggaaaggagatgTATTCTGCAGGTTAATGTCGAGGGCAGCTCGCTTTGATGGCTGTTTGATTAGCTAGCTAGCCACCATTAATGCCACTGAAATATTTGCACATTAGCAACAAAAAGCCAGCAtaagtttaatgttttaaagggTGTCCTGTGTCGGGGAGCTTTAGTGTCTCCGCAGCTGTACAGTGTTGTTTTTAGGGTCTTCAGAGGACACggtttcatgttgtgtttgtatttatctgATTTGGTTGAAAGCTATCTGAGAAGATAAGCTGTGGTTTCATTTAGAAGATGTCTTGTGTTCAAGTCAGTCGTAATAAATCGTTTCAGAAATAGACTCCCGAAAAAAACACCGGATAACGACAACGCTGGTAACAGTGACTTCAGACATATTTCTGTATTATTCCCACATTTACGTCATATTTGTTGTTATTAAATGCACTAAACAGtaagaatacacacacactcgcttGCAGTAAAAGTGTGTGACTGTAAATGTCTTGAAAATCTGCACACAAATATGGGAATATGATATATTCAAGAGCTTCTTACCTTTAACAAATTAGACGTCGCCATGTTTCTTCAACTTATCACCTCGCAGAATCTCGCGAGAACAAGCGGCTCGCTCAGGATTAGGTCATGGTAGCGTTACactgaatatatattttattgtttctgaCACCAAATAATCTTCAAATTTGATGAGACCGCTTATCAACGACAGGAAATAATTAATTAGAAATACATAATGTGGaattaataagaaaaataaataaatatatgccTAAAGTAAATCTGTAAACACTAAAGGACACTCAGTTTAGGTGGTTTTCTTTCACtggaaaaattaaacatttgatttgtagCTATTCCCACTGCACTTCAGTCTATGAATTATATTGATGTTGTTGCAATAAGTTTAACTCATGTGTCTACACTTTGGATTTTTGTGACACTACCTTGATCTAGTAGCCTATATTACgtatttgtttctgcttttacaCCTGATGGCAGTTTTGTGTCATTGAGATGAGTAATGCTATCTACACAGACAATAATcagtattttaattaatttacttATTTCCTACTACTTCctttcctggaaaaaaaaacccaatgaTGAAGTACTTTTCCTCCAAAATGAGATTTGATTTTATCTAATCAACAGATAATGAATGAGAGTCAAAACAAGAAGAACAGTGATGActcctttaaatgtgtctttcatTGTCAGTTCTTATCTCTCTAAGTGCTGCTGCAGGCTGTTAAACACATtattcacactcacactgataAGTCAAAGAGTAATCTTTGTCCTCTGACTCAGTTAATCATTCAGCTCTTGAAATGTAAAAGTGAAGAAGTTAAAAGCTTGCGACAGTTTAAATTCAGAGGATTGTTCCATCGGCCGTGTGAAGACATGGATACTAAAGAGTCAGGAGAGACTTTAAGGGACACGAGTTATGAGAACCAAAGCAGAGGATTCATGAAGCGGATCAGGAAATTCAATGCCAAGGAAGTTTTCACCTGGTAAGTTATCAGTTGAAATAACAAGAGCCTGTCTGTACAGAGGACTGTTACTTTACTAATGTAGGAATAATCATTCTTGTAAGTATAATATCAACCTTAACTGGTTTCAGAATTTAAAACATCAGCAATtcattatataattatatactATACTCTCTTCTGAATCAGTCCATTtattctgctgctttgt includes these proteins:
- the LOC132980823 gene encoding cullin-5-like; the protein is MATSNLLKNKGSLQFEDKWDLMRPIVLKLLRQEAVTKQQWFDLFSDVHAVCLWDDKGPAKIHQALKEDILDFIKQAQNRVLSHQDDTALLKAYIVEWRKFFTQCDILPKPFCQLEITLMGKQGSNKKTNMEDSIVRKLMLDTWNESIFSNIKSRLQDSAMKLVHAERQGEAFDSQLVIGVRESYVNLCSNPEDKLQIYRDNFEKAYLDSTERFYRTQAPSYLQQNGVQNYMKYADTKLREEEKRALRYLETRRECNSVQALMECCVNALVTSFKETILAECPGMIKRNETDRLHLMFSLMDKVPSGIEPMLKDLEEHILNAGLADMVAAAETITTDSEKYVEQLLTLFNRFSKLVKEAFQDDPRFLTARDKAYKTVVNDATIFKLELPLKQKGVGMKTQPESKCPELLANYCDMLLRKTPLSKKLTSEEIELKLKEVLLVLKYVQNKDVFMRYHKAHLTRRLILDISADSEIEENMVEWLREVGMPADYVNKLARMFQDIKVSEDLNQVFKEVHKHNRLALPADSVNIKILNAGAWSRSSEKVFVSLPTELEDLIPEVEDFYKRNHSGRKLHWHHLMSNGIITFKNEVGQYDLEVTTFQLAVLFAWNQRPRERITFENLKLATELPDAELRRTLWSLVAFPKLKRQVLSYDPSVSSPKDFTDSTLFYVNQEFSLIKNSKVQKRGKINLIGRLQLTTERMREEENEGIVQLRILRTQEAIIQIMKMRKRISNAQLQTELVEILKNMFLPQKKMIKEQIEWLIEHKYIKRDETDINTFIYMA